In Rutidosis leptorrhynchoides isolate AG116_Rl617_1_P2 chromosome 2, CSIRO_AGI_Rlap_v1, whole genome shotgun sequence, one genomic interval encodes:
- the LOC139890690 gene encoding uncharacterized protein, with the protein MAAPKRRLLICIVVTLLVLFLNVVSSEETLTNYDDHYERTDNSDNDDSILKIKHQHLLSYILNLESSIDERSRDISSKDERIKQLETIVLEKSKSLSSLHSEIQSLQEKESSDVKEQEGEVLERFGELVKQVENLKDEIAMQKAKKDALETRINTAETKIAELNLKLEKLQRINEEQKIRIRNTEDALRTVEEERIRVQLKAAQHSKELEEVHNSWLPPWLAVHLFQCQTFMVNNWNVYGRPALDAAVQKALETNVQVQNWGRLYIDELQTKWIPTVKEQWLTFVTNTEPNMQVLTANTVEFYHESKKALMPHVIKIQHVLDPYIKEANKFTKPYTNQLTKTLKPHINKAHIFLKPYTKKVLRGYRRVSKTILKNHRQARANIHAMLNSNEFTRPFASYELEWFMASAFMVFPVMVVLSRVSSLFSKKSRRRTRSSHTNHSRRRAKRRVPEKSTTAT; encoded by the exons ATGGCGGCACCAAAACGACGTCTCTTAATCTGCATCGTCGTCACACTACTGGTTCTGTTTCTCAATGTTGTATCTTCAGAAGAAACCCTAACAAATTACGACGATCATTACGAACGCactgataatagtgataatgatgATTCAATTCTCAAAATCAAACACCAACATCTCTTATCCTACATTCTCAATTTAG AGTCCAGCATCGATGAGAGGAGCCGTGACATTAGCTCCAAGGACGAAAGAATTAAACAATTGGAGACGATTGTTTTAGAGAAATCGAAGAGTTTGTCTTCCTTGCATAGTGAAATTCAGTCTCTCCAG GAAAAAGAATCTTCTGATGTTAAGGAGCAAGAGGGTGAGGTTCTTGAGCGGTTCGGTGAACTTGTAAAGCAG GTTGAAAATCTGAAAGATGAAATAGCAATGCAAAAGGCTAAAAAGGATGCACTTGAAACTCGAATAAACACCGCTGAGACTAAAATTGCAGAATTGAATTTGAAACTTGAAAAG CTACAaaggataaatgaagaacaaaagaTTAGAATTCGTAATACAGAAGACGCTTTACGGACAGTCGAG GAAGAAAGAATTAGAGTTCAATTGAAAGCTGCTCAGCACTCTAAAGAACTGGAAGAG GTTCATAATTCATGGCTACCACCTTGGCTAGCAGTTCATCTATTTCAGTGTCAG ACCTTCATGGTAAACAATTGGAATGTTTATGGAAGACCAGCTCTGGATGCAGCCGTTCAAAAG GCACTGGAAACAAACGTTCAAGTTCAAAACTGGGGACGACTCTACATTGATGAGCTACAGACA AAGTGGATCCCCACCGTCAAGGAACAATGGCTTACATTTGTGACAAATACGGAACCAAACATGCAAGTCCTTACTGCCAATACAGTCGAATTTTACCATGAATCTAAAAAAGCTTTAATGCCTCATGTTATCAAGATACAACATGTTCTGGATCCATACATTAAG GAAGCTAACAAGTTCACAAAGCCCTATACTAATCAGCTTACAAAGACACTGAAACCACATATTAATAAAGCACACATTTTCTTGAAGCCTTACACCAAGAAAGTACTCCGTGGTTACAGACGGGTTTCTAAGACGATCCTAAAAAACCATCGCCAG GCCCGTGCTAACATTCATGCTATGCTGAATAGCAATGAGTTTACGCGCCCGTTTGCAAGTTACGAGCTAGAGTGGTTTATG GCCTCTGCTTTTATGGTTTTCCCTGTGATGGTTGTACTTAGTAGGGTGTCAAGTTTATTCAG TAAAAAGTCAAGAAGGCGTACCCGTAGTTCCCATACAAACCATTCACGCCGTAGGGCAAAACGGAGAGTCCCAGAAAAGTCAACTACAGCAACATAG